Proteins from a single region of Candidatus Saccharibacteria bacterium:
- the pilM gene encoding pilus assembly protein PilM yields the protein MAKLFYNDKPIIGLDISQTGIKVMAVDPKKWLVTGYGSVDLDPAKVQKSLESGDQYLAENIRALIGEKLVGQLPSDQVALGIPTSRTFSRTFTIPPKNEATLADAVEIEVDQYIPIPMGSLYVDYEIIERTNDQLTAIMSAVPKVLVDSCVEAVKSAGLQPIMIEPGINSVARVLQSTEEGHLPTLIVDIGPASTDIAVLDGGAIRVSGGLGIGGNTFTLDIAKKLGVALENAHQLKVLNGLSAGPRQAKITTALQPSLQRIVTEIRKVIRYYNERLRDDRKLEQVIVVGGGSNVPGIGDYFTNELVMPARVASPWQKLDFGKLPQPSKQFRPRYITVAGLASVDQKEVWK from the coding sequence GTGGCAAAATTATTTTATAACGACAAGCCAATCATCGGACTTGATATCAGTCAAACTGGTATCAAGGTCATGGCTGTCGACCCAAAAAAATGGCTTGTTACAGGGTACGGCTCGGTCGATCTTGATCCTGCAAAGGTGCAAAAATCCCTTGAATCGGGCGACCAGTATCTTGCCGAAAACATTCGCGCACTTATAGGTGAAAAGCTTGTCGGTCAATTGCCGAGCGACCAAGTGGCACTAGGCATACCAACAAGTCGCACCTTCTCGCGTACGTTCACTATCCCGCCAAAAAACGAAGCGACGCTTGCCGATGCCGTAGAAATAGAGGTCGACCAGTATATTCCTATTCCAATGGGCTCACTTTACGTTGATTACGAAATTATCGAACGGACAAACGATCAACTTACAGCAATCATGTCGGCCGTACCTAAGGTTCTTGTCGATAGCTGTGTCGAGGCGGTCAAATCGGCTGGACTACAACCTATCATGATCGAACCGGGCATCAACTCTGTCGCACGCGTATTACAATCCACCGAAGAAGGTCACCTTCCAACGCTTATCGTCGATATCGGCCCCGCTAGTACCGATATCGCCGTGCTCGATGGTGGTGCGATTCGCGTTAGCGGCGGCCTTGGTATCGGGGGCAACACATTTACGCTCGATATCGCCAAAAAGCTTGGTGTCGCACTAGAAAACGCTCACCAGTTAAAGGTCCTCAACGGCCTTAGTGCCGGGCCACGCCAGGCAAAAATCACCACTGCCCTTCAACCCAGCCTTCAGCGTATCGTCACCGAAATTCGCAAGGTTATCCGTTACTACAACGAACGTCTTCGCGATGACCGCAAGCTAGAGCAGGTAATCGTTGTGGGTGGCGGTAGTAATGTGCCGGGAATCGGTGATTACTTTACCAATGAGCTTGTTATGCCTGCTCGCGTGGCTAGCCCTTGGCAAAAGCTTGATTTTGGTAAACTACCTCAGCCAAGCAAACAGTTCCGTCCGCGTTATATTACCGTAGCGGGCCTTGCTAGCGTTGATCAAAAAGAGGTGTGGAAATGA
- a CDS encoding type II secretion system F family protein, which translates to MPKFKYIAVGEKNASITGSIETTDRAAVIASLKEQGLHPVSVKEEASGPASKFSLGKIFNGNKVKSDDLVIFTRQLSVMVSAGVPLLRALNSLQQHTESAGLKKVLESIISDVQDGAPLADALDKHNNVFSDVYVNMVRAGEAAGILDEILKRLAMQQEKNATIRKKIKSAMTYPMVLVGITILAFFGLMLFVIPQIGTILTDLGGPDAELPALTQAMLALSGFLTTFWYIVFPIFIGGIVLFLRYIKTPQGKSQLHHFILKVPGVKGIIVKVAVARFARTFSALMGAGVAVLEALNVTARAVGNVVYEEALVAAADSVKNGATLSSVIESDPLFPAIVSQMLAVGEETGQTDTVLLKVADFYEEEVDVAIDGISAIIEPVMIVVMGGMVGIIAASVMMPIAGLAQSIKS; encoded by the coding sequence ATGCCGAAATTTAAGTATATTGCCGTAGGCGAAAAGAACGCATCAATCACTGGAAGCATAGAAACAACCGACAGGGCCGCTGTTATTGCCAGCCTTAAAGAGCAGGGGCTTCACCCTGTCAGTGTTAAAGAAGAGGCATCCGGCCCCGCCAGTAAGTTTAGCCTTGGCAAAATTTTTAACGGCAACAAAGTAAAGTCCGATGACCTCGTTATTTTTACGCGTCAGCTAAGCGTCATGGTAAGTGCCGGCGTACCCCTTTTACGCGCCCTTAACTCACTTCAGCAACATACCGAAAGCGCCGGGCTTAAGAAAGTTCTCGAAAGTATTATTTCAGATGTCCAGGACGGCGCACCCTTGGCAGACGCCCTTGATAAACACAACAATGTTTTTAGCGACGTATACGTTAACATGGTTCGCGCTGGCGAGGCTGCCGGTATTCTCGATGAGATTCTGAAGCGTCTTGCCATGCAACAAGAAAAAAATGCTACCATCCGCAAAAAAATCAAAAGTGCCATGACCTATCCAATGGTGCTTGTTGGTATAACAATTTTGGCGTTTTTTGGACTCATGCTTTTTGTTATTCCGCAAATCGGCACTATTCTTACCGACCTTGGCGGGCCAGACGCCGAGCTGCCTGCGCTTACCCAAGCCATGCTTGCGCTTAGTGGGTTTCTAACGACTTTTTGGTATATTGTCTTCCCTATCTTTATTGGCGGCATCGTATTGTTTTTGCGGTACATCAAAACACCACAAGGCAAGTCGCAGCTTCATCACTTTATCCTTAAGGTTCCCGGAGTAAAGGGCATTATCGTTAAAGTAGCCGTTGCTAGGTTCGCCCGCACCTTCTCGGCGCTTATGGGAGCCGGCGTTGCTGTACTTGAGGCACTAAACGTTACGGCGCGCGCTGTTGGTAATGTCGTTTACGAAGAAGCGCTTGTGGCAGCCGCCGATTCGGTAAAGAACGGCGCCACACTTTCATCTGTTATCGAATCAGATCCATTGTTTCCGGCTATCGTTTCTCAGATGCTCGCGGTCGGTGAAGAAACCGGTCAAACAGACACTGTTCTTTTGAAAGTTGCCGATTTCTACGAAGAAGAGGTTGATGTCGCAATCGACGGTATCAGCGCCATCATCGAACCAGTCATGATTGTTGTCATGGGTGGCATGGTCGGTATCATCGCCGCCAGTGTTATGATGCCGATTGCCGGCCTCGCTCAAAGCATTAAGAGTTAG
- a CDS encoding type II/IV secretion system protein: protein MRISDVTIEQLLERSGVATEEQIKTLKEEGSRSRRPLQDLVIQNEIMTLPDLTKAFADYIQIPYIELDPQQIVPEVLNKIPERIARQYNAVLFKIDEDGTMHLAMDDPDDVQAVSFIQKQIGENIKLYIATRNNILTCLENYRGDVNQELNQVIDVQRESSENQTITEADVAENSPIAQTVNLLLEYAIRSNASDVHIEPREDYVQIRYRIDGVLKEVNRLPRNVVNALISRIKILSNLKIDERRVPQDGRFKIKVAGKQYALRVSTLPVVDGEKVAMRILDESNQAVTLQDLGYWGHSLEVISLALTEPNGMVLITGPTGSGKSTSLFSILTILNTPDVNISTVEDPVEYKIPGINQTQTNAKAGMTFASGLRALLRQDPNIIMVGEIRDGETANLGVQAALTGHLVFSTLHTNNAATSLPRLLDMGIEPFLIASTVKAVVGQRLVRRLCMNCRQNYVPTAPEIDIIVRLFNLKPDQTFAHIHDLEMQAAKEKVGGDTPLATNEKTVVSLWKASPEGCDECSHTGYKGRVGIYEVLGNTIPIQRLITSNATSNQIQDQAINEGMVTMQSDGLVKALRGNTTIEEVLRVTKE, encoded by the coding sequence ATGCGAATTTCAGATGTCACAATCGAACAATTGCTCGAACGCAGCGGCGTCGCTACCGAAGAGCAGATTAAAACCCTTAAAGAAGAGGGCTCACGTTCAAGGCGTCCTTTGCAAGATCTTGTTATTCAAAACGAGATCATGACACTTCCCGACCTTACAAAGGCATTCGCAGACTATATTCAGATCCCCTATATCGAGCTTGATCCTCAGCAGATCGTTCCTGAAGTTCTTAATAAAATCCCCGAACGAATAGCCCGGCAATACAACGCCGTTTTGTTCAAGATCGATGAAGACGGCACGATGCATCTTGCCATGGACGACCCAGATGACGTTCAGGCGGTGAGCTTTATTCAAAAGCAAATTGGCGAAAACATTAAGCTGTACATTGCCACGCGCAATAATATCCTCACCTGTCTCGAAAACTACCGTGGCGATGTCAACCAAGAGCTTAACCAAGTTATCGACGTACAGCGTGAAAGCAGCGAAAACCAAACCATCACCGAGGCCGATGTTGCCGAAAACTCGCCAATCGCGCAAACGGTTAACCTCTTGCTTGAATATGCAATCCGTTCAAATGCCAGCGACGTTCACATAGAACCGCGCGAGGATTACGTGCAAATCCGCTATCGTATCGACGGCGTGCTTAAAGAAGTAAACCGGCTTCCGCGAAACGTCGTTAACGCCCTTATTAGTCGTATCAAAATCCTTTCAAATCTTAAGATCGACGAGCGTCGCGTGCCACAAGATGGCCGTTTCAAGATAAAGGTTGCGGGCAAACAATATGCCCTTCGTGTCAGCACGCTACCTGTTGTCGACGGCGAAAAAGTTGCCATGCGTATTCTCGACGAATCAAACCAAGCTGTCACCTTGCAAGATCTTGGTTACTGGGGCCACTCGCTTGAAGTTATCTCGCTCGCGCTCACCGAACCAAACGGTATGGTGCTTATTACGGGCCCAACCGGTTCGGGTAAGTCGACCAGCCTCTTTAGTATTCTTACGATCCTCAATACGCCCGATGTCAATATTTCTACCGTTGAAGACCCTGTAGAGTATAAAATCCCAGGCATCAACCAAACACAAACGAACGCGAAAGCGGGAATGACCTTTGCTAGTGGCCTTCGAGCCCTGCTTCGCCAAGACCCGAACATTATCATGGTCGGTGAGATCCGTGACGGCGAAACGGCCAACTTAGGCGTGCAGGCTGCCCTTACCGGACACCTGGTGTTTAGCACGCTCCACACCAACAACGCCGCAACGTCGCTTCCGCGTTTGCTCGATATGGGCATTGAACCATTCCTTATTGCAAGCACGGTAAAGGCCGTGGTTGGACAGCGACTGGTGCGACGTCTTTGCATGAACTGCCGCCAAAACTACGTGCCAACAGCACCCGAAATCGACATTATCGTGCGCCTGTTCAACCTAAAGCCCGACCAAACATTCGCCCATATTCACGATCTTGAAATGCAAGCCGCCAAAGAGAAAGTTGGTGGCGACACACCACTTGCGACCAACGAAAAAACAGTTGTTTCGCTTTGGAAAGCTTCACCAGAAGGATGTGACGAATGTAGCCACACCGGATACAAAGGCCGCGTAGGTATTTACGAGGTACTTGGTAATACCATCCCTATTCAGCGGCTCATTACCAGCAACGCCACTAGCAACCAAATTCAGGACCAGGCCATAAACGAAGGCATGGTGACAATGCAAAGCGACGGCCTTGTTAAGGCGCTTCGTGGCAATACAACAATAGAAGAAGTACTGCGAGTCACCAAGGAATAA
- the tsaE gene encoding tRNA (adenosine(37)-N6)-threonylcarbamoyltransferase complex ATPase subunit type 1 TsaE, translating to MTIEVKSEAEMKTLGEKLGSVLVGGEIIELIGDVGAGKTTLTKGIAHGMGVDEDVQSPSFTISRVYDTPSNLHLSHYDFYRLHDAGIMADELHETLHDPDTVTIIEWAEIVAGVLPVDRLSVHITSPGETERHILLTAGGPSSQELLGKLS from the coding sequence ATGACAATAGAGGTGAAGAGCGAAGCAGAAATGAAGACCCTTGGCGAAAAGCTGGGCTCTGTTTTGGTAGGCGGCGAGATTATTGAACTGATTGGTGATGTCGGCGCGGGTAAGACAACCCTTACGAAAGGGATTGCGCACGGCATGGGTGTCGATGAAGACGTGCAAAGCCCGAGTTTTACGATTAGCCGCGTGTACGACACCCCTTCGAATCTTCACCTGTCGCACTACGATTTTTATCGTCTTCACGATGCCGGTATTATGGCCGACGAACTGCACGAGACACTTCACGATCCTGATACGGTAACAATTATCGAATGGGCCGAGATTGTTGCTGGCGTTTTGCCAGTGGATCGGCTTTCGGTTCATATTACGTCGCCCGGCGAAACCGAACGACACATACTGTTGACCGCTGGCGGTCCGTCTAGCCAAGAACTTTTAGGAAAACTTTCATGA
- the tsaB gene encoding tRNA (adenosine(37)-N6)-threonylcarbamoyltransferase complex dimerization subunit type 1 TsaB — MILLLDTSTPVCKLTLVDGDWRYDDQWQADRQLAKGLLQYLQEQLQKNGKTFQDITAIGAFTGPGSFTGLRIGLTVLNTIADSEKLPIVGAGGENWQSDTLARLQSGENDQIVLPFYGGDAHITKPRK; from the coding sequence ATGATTTTATTACTCGACACTTCCACGCCCGTTTGTAAGCTCACTCTTGTCGATGGTGACTGGCGCTACGACGACCAATGGCAAGCCGATCGCCAACTGGCAAAAGGACTTTTGCAGTATCTACAAGAACAGTTGCAAAAAAATGGCAAGACATTTCAGGACATCACTGCGATAGGCGCGTTTACTGGTCCGGGTAGTTTTACGGGGCTTCGTATTGGACTTACCGTTTTAAACACGATTGCAGATTCTGAAAAGCTGCCGATTGTTGGTGCTGGCGGCGAAAACTGGCAATCAGATACTCTTGCCAGGTTGCAATCTGGTGAAAACGACCAAATTGTCCTACCGTTTTATGGCGGCGATGCACATATCACAAAACCGCGCAAATAA
- the rny gene encoding ribonuclease Y produces the protein MVEGIVAAILGVVFGVGGTVVYEKRRTLDGKNKAEKEIAAAKVKAGDIVLKAKDEALSLENERRKEWQKTEKRLADREVALDGKLDQIDKRAEKLRRQEDEVEELKTEIREIRKKQQEKLEKIAGLKKEDAADKLMQMTERDIKHDLVGLVTKLQHDAVEDAEERAQTILVSAMERMASEVTAERTVSAIKLTDDEMKGRIIGKEGRNIQALQRATGVDILVDDTPGMIVLSSFDPIRRQIARLTVEMLMKDGRIHPGRIEEVVAKAEKQIEKEIVRAGEDAAREVGVAGIPKEMLRLLGELKFRTSYGQNVLLHSTEMAHMAGLIAEEIGADVRITKIATLLHDVGKAVTHKVEGKHHHIGAELARKNGMDERIIHAIEAHHDDIEATTPEALIVRVCDALSAARPGARNISAENFVERMRDLENIATSFPGIDKAYAISAGREIRVIVSPKSVDDLSAIKLARDIATKIESTMQYPGTIKVNVIRETRAIEFAK, from the coding sequence ATGGTAGAGGGAATAGTAGCCGCAATCCTTGGGGTTGTTTTTGGCGTTGGCGGCACGGTTGTCTACGAAAAACGACGTACGCTCGATGGCAAGAATAAGGCCGAAAAAGAAATCGCCGCAGCTAAAGTTAAGGCTGGCGATATTGTTTTAAAGGCAAAAGATGAAGCGCTGAGCCTCGAGAACGAGCGTCGCAAGGAATGGCAAAAAACCGAGAAGCGTCTTGCCGACCGCGAAGTTGCACTCGATGGCAAGCTTGATCAAATCGACAAACGTGCCGAGAAACTTCGCCGCCAAGAAGACGAAGTTGAAGAACTAAAAACTGAAATCCGCGAAATCCGCAAAAAGCAGCAAGAAAAACTAGAAAAGATCGCCGGCCTTAAAAAAGAAGATGCCGCCGACAAGCTGATGCAAATGACCGAGCGCGATATCAAGCACGACCTTGTTGGACTTGTGACTAAGCTACAGCACGACGCTGTTGAAGACGCTGAAGAGCGCGCCCAGACGATTCTTGTTAGCGCAATGGAGCGCATGGCTAGCGAGGTGACTGCAGAACGTACCGTGTCGGCAATCAAGCTTACCGACGACGAGATGAAAGGCCGAATTATCGGCAAAGAAGGCCGCAATATTCAGGCGTTGCAGCGTGCAACAGGCGTGGATATTCTGGTAGATGACACCCCAGGAATGATCGTGCTTTCGAGCTTCGATCCTATTCGTCGCCAGATCGCTCGCCTTACAGTAGAAATGCTTATGAAAGACGGCCGTATTCACCCGGGACGTATTGAAGAAGTGGTGGCTAAAGCTGAAAAGCAAATCGAAAAAGAGATCGTTCGTGCTGGTGAAGACGCGGCACGCGAAGTTGGCGTTGCTGGTATTCCAAAAGAGATGCTTCGCCTTTTGGGTGAGCTGAAGTTCCGCACTAGCTATGGTCAGAACGTTCTGTTGCACAGTACCGAAATGGCACACATGGCAGGGCTTATCGCCGAAGAAATCGGTGCGGATGTTCGTATTACTAAAATTGCTACGCTGCTGCACGATGTCGGTAAGGCTGTTACTCACAAGGTAGAGGGTAAGCACCACCATATCGGCGCCGAACTTGCGCGCAAAAATGGCATGGACGAACGAATTATCCACGCTATAGAGGCGCACCATGATGATATTGAGGCAACAACCCCAGAAGCATTGATTGTTCGTGTGTGTGATGCACTATCGGCTGCTCGCCCAGGTGCGCGCAATATTAGTGCCGAAAACTTTGTCGAGCGTATGCGTGACCTCGAAAACATCGCAACCAGTTTTCCTGGTATCGACAAAGCATATGCTATTAGCGCCGGTCGCGAAATTCGCGTTATCGTTAGTCCTAAATCGGTTGATGATCTTTCGGCAATCAAACTTGCGCGCGATATTGCTACCAAGATTGAAAGTACTATGCAGTACCCTGGAACAATCAAGGTGAATGTTATCCGCGAAACCCGTGCTATCGAATTTGCTAAATAA
- a CDS encoding cupredoxin domain-containing protein: MNKTGRIIAAIVAVGVIAGGVFWFTNKPAAETNTPQTNEGDTTSAVTITYTTENGFSPTSNTVKAGEKVTFVNNSQTAIQPASDPHPAHTTNSELNIGNLEPGESKTITLDSKGEWSIHNHLDHTKSATITVE, translated from the coding sequence ATGAACAAAACAGGAAGAATTATCGCGGCAATCGTTGCCGTTGGAGTTATCGCTGGAGGTGTGTTTTGGTTCACAAATAAACCCGCCGCCGAAACAAACACGCCACAAACAAACGAAGGTGATACTACATCGGCAGTAACAATTACTTACACTACAGAAAACGGGTTCAGCCCAACATCAAACACAGTGAAGGCCGGTGAAAAAGTAACGTTTGTTAATAATTCGCAGACAGCCATACAGCCAGCATCCGACCCTCACCCTGCCCACACTACCAACTCAGAACTGAATATTGGCAACCTAGAACCCGGTGAAAGTAAAACGATAACGCTCGATAGCAAAGGGGAGTGGAGCATTCATAACCACCTCGACCACACCAAAAGCGCAACGATCACTGTAGAATAA
- a CDS encoding DoxX family membrane protein yields MKHFTRAIDNLRAKWPQLPWVFLRIGLATVFIYAAVSSTISPNDWVSFLPQIVRDNFSPMLVLKVFSVIELVLAVWLLSGVYVRLAGLVCAVMLGGIVVSNFSLFAISFRDIGLIFAALALVFSEEPED; encoded by the coding sequence ATGAAGCATTTTACGCGTGCTATAGACAACCTTCGTGCAAAGTGGCCTCAGCTTCCGTGGGTATTTCTGCGAATTGGGCTTGCAACGGTATTTATTTATGCCGCGGTTTCATCGACCATTAGTCCGAACGACTGGGTGAGTTTTTTGCCGCAGATAGTGCGCGATAATTTCTCGCCGATGCTTGTGCTAAAGGTATTCTCTGTTATAGAGCTTGTCTTGGCAGTGTGGCTGCTTAGTGGTGTATATGTGCGTTTGGCGGGGTTGGTATGCGCTGTAATGCTGGGCGGTATTGTGGTGTCGAACTTTAGCCTGTTTGCTATTAGTTTTCGCGACATCGGATTGATATTTGCCGCGCTTGCCCTTGTGTTTAGTGAAGAGCCGGAAGATTAA
- a CDS encoding NUDIX hydrolase codes for MKLFKQDAKKKWLKSLPSRVSSAAMILENEVGQILIVKANYKPHWTLPGGVVDPGETPKEAAIRETFEEVGVRLDPRKVAFVAVINRKSDIADTYQFLFKAVLRKGALREIVLQATEIDEYALVTRAQVATKDRYYGKVIEHWAAGRTGYLEQTFGRGDA; via the coding sequence ATGAAATTATTTAAGCAAGATGCAAAAAAGAAGTGGCTTAAATCGCTTCCATCCCGCGTATCGAGTGCGGCGATGATTCTTGAAAATGAAGTTGGTCAGATCTTGATTGTGAAAGCAAATTACAAACCGCACTGGACACTTCCGGGTGGCGTGGTCGATCCAGGTGAAACGCCCAAAGAGGCGGCGATCCGCGAAACATTCGAAGAAGTTGGTGTGCGTCTTGATCCAAGAAAAGTAGCATTCGTTGCGGTAATCAACCGAAAAAGCGATATAGCCGATACGTACCAGTTTTTATTTAAGGCGGTTTTGCGAAAAGGTGCCCTGCGCGAGATTGTTTTGCAGGCGACCGAAATAGACGAATATGCGCTTGTAACGCGTGCGCAGGTGGCAACAAAAGACAGATATTATGGTAAAGTAATAGAACATTGGGCGGCCGGCAGAACAGGCTACCTAGAACAAACATTTGGGAGGGGCGATGCTTGA
- a CDS encoding class E sortase, giving the protein MLELETHKRKWPRIVVTIIAVVLFAGGVYMLITIFAPTLPVLSGKNPEETAKRLESKAGTYGNHLYIPKINVDVDIISGGDASALEHGAWHRKPENGDPVKGGNFVLSAHRFVMDYTPQGTAKKSPFYNIDKLAIGDSIFVDYQDKRYEYKITEKYGVKPDNVEVESPTNKPQLTLYSCTLQGSSDGRDVIEAEPVK; this is encoded by the coding sequence ATGCTTGAACTTGAGACACATAAGCGAAAATGGCCACGAATTGTTGTAACAATTATCGCGGTTGTTCTTTTTGCTGGGGGCGTTTATATGCTTATCACTATTTTCGCTCCAACATTGCCGGTATTATCTGGTAAAAATCCAGAAGAAACGGCGAAGCGTTTGGAAAGTAAGGCGGGAACATATGGTAACCATTTGTATATTCCTAAGATAAATGTCGATGTCGATATCATTAGCGGTGGTGATGCGAGCGCACTCGAACATGGGGCGTGGCACCGTAAGCCCGAAAACGGCGACCCAGTAAAAGGTGGAAACTTTGTACTAAGCGCGCACCGTTTCGTTATGGATTACACGCCGCAGGGAACAGCCAAGAAATCACCTTTTTACAATATCGATAAGCTTGCCATTGGCGATTCGATATTTGTTGACTATCAAGACAAACGCTACGAGTATAAAATAACCGAAAAATACGGTGTAAAACCAGATAATGTAGAAGTAGAATCACCAACAAACAAGCCGCAATTAACACTATATTCTTGCACCCTACAGGGAAGCTCCGACGGCCGCGATGTGATTGAGGCTGAGCCTGTTAAATAG